Proteins found in one Kangiella sediminilitoris genomic segment:
- a CDS encoding DUF4845 domain-containing protein, with translation MFGQEKLNKKIMNRQYQGGMTAAGWLIIMGIVLFFMYLAIKLVPAYMEFFSIKSSIESVALETSSSSSKSEIERLISGRFNINNIDIIKADDVDIKEITGGRALYVEYESRIALFGNVSALLEFKHEEPLN, from the coding sequence ATGTTCGGACAAGAAAAACTAAATAAGAAAATAATGAATAGACAATACCAGGGTGGTATGACGGCTGCAGGCTGGCTCATCATTATGGGTATTGTTTTATTTTTCATGTACTTAGCGATAAAGCTTGTTCCCGCTTATATGGAGTTTTTCAGCATTAAAAGTTCTATAGAATCGGTTGCTCTGGAAACCAGTTCTAGTTCCAGCAAGTCGGAAATTGAGCGTCTTATCTCAGGTCGATTTAATATCAACAACATAGATATTATTAAAGCAGATGATGTTGATATAAAAGAAATCACTGGGGGCCGAGCTCTTTATGTTGAGTATGAAAGCAGAATAGCTCTTTTTGGTAATGTCAGTGCGTTGCTTGAGTTTAAGCACGAAGAGCCTTTGAATTAG
- the lepB gene encoding signal peptidase I translates to MPSIYYDFGFYLGVAALITGVVTLLDKIWWQKKRAEAGKIQLDEKGEEKFPPFIDICRSFFPIIFVVLVLRSFLYEPYRIPSGSMNPGLYDGDFILVNKFAYGIRLPAFNTKIIDVGEPQRGDVIVFHPPHEPQQAYIKRLIGIPGDRLEWDRGTLTIIPQCRNAVNVDGQSCDPITIKSEFVSDKVEDLVPAGNNYDTYSETINGESHDLIYLEDNAKPRRYHSLRERWTEVVPEGKYFAMGDNRDGSLDSRFWRFIDEEGIIGKAAYKWIFVSFTEDPVLFGKHLPKGISFSRAGAIE, encoded by the coding sequence ATGCCGAGTATCTATTACGATTTTGGTTTTTACCTTGGCGTTGCAGCATTAATTACTGGTGTTGTGACATTACTGGACAAGATCTGGTGGCAGAAAAAAAGAGCTGAAGCTGGCAAGATTCAACTGGATGAAAAAGGGGAAGAAAAATTTCCGCCTTTCATAGACATCTGCCGATCTTTTTTTCCCATCATCTTTGTGGTGCTGGTACTACGTTCTTTCTTGTATGAGCCTTACCGTATTCCATCAGGAAGCATGAACCCCGGCCTGTATGATGGCGACTTTATACTAGTCAATAAATTTGCCTATGGCATACGTTTACCGGCATTTAACACCAAAATTATTGATGTAGGTGAGCCTCAAAGGGGTGATGTCATTGTTTTCCATCCGCCACATGAGCCGCAGCAGGCATATATTAAAAGACTTATCGGTATTCCAGGCGATCGTCTTGAATGGGACCGCGGAACTTTGACGATTATTCCACAGTGTCGGAATGCAGTGAATGTAGACGGTCAATCGTGTGACCCAATTACTATTAAGTCAGAGTTTGTTTCGGATAAGGTGGAAGACTTGGTACCCGCTGGGAATAATTATGATACTTACAGTGAAACCATCAATGGTGAATCACATGACCTCATCTATCTGGAAGATAACGCTAAACCGAGACGATACCACAGTTTGAGAGAGCGTTGGACCGAGGTGGTACCTGAAGGAAAATACTTTGCTATGGGTGATAATCGTGATGGCAGTCTGGATTCAAGGTTCTGGCGTTTCATTGATGAAGAAGGGATTATTGGTAAAGCGGCTTATAAATGGATTTTTGTGAGTTTCACTGAAGATCCTGTTTTATTTGGAAAACATTTACCAAAAGGTATATCCTTTAGTAGAGCTGGTGCTATAGAATAG
- the lepA gene encoding translation elongation factor 4: MAYTDFIRNFSIIAHIDHGKSTLSDRLIQHCGGLTEREMAEQVLDSMDLERERGITIKAQSVTLNYKAKDGNTYQLNFIDTPGHVDFSYEVSRSLAACEGALLVVDAAQGVEAQTLANCYTAIEQDLEVVPVLNKIDLPAADPLRVMQEIEDIVGIEAMDAVQCSAKTGVGIEELLEKIVSDIPPASGDPDAPLQALIVDSWFDNYLGVVSLVRVKQGTIKSGDKMQIMSTGKSHVVDHVGIFTPKREDTGTLRAGEVGFIIAGIKDIQGAPVGDTITLAKSPAESPLPGFKKVTPQVYAGLFPVSSDDYESFRDALSKLSLNDASLFFEPENSTALGFGFRCGFLGMLHMEIIQERLEREYNLDLITTAPTVIYEILTTDDELVYVDNPSKLPPLSNIAEIREPICEANILVPQEHLGGVITLCVEKRGVQTRMQYAGNQVALTYEMPMNEVVLDFFDRLKSVSRGYASLDYQFKRYQADELVRLDILINGDKVDALALIVHKEQAQYRGRELVEAMKEIIPRQMFEVAIQAAIGNHVIARSTVKALRKNVLAKCYGGDVSRKRKLLEKQKAGKKRMKQVGKVEIPQEAFLAVLNVGKDNK; encoded by the coding sequence ATGGCATATACCGATTTTATTCGTAACTTCTCAATCATCGCACATATCGACCATGGTAAGTCGACCTTGTCTGATCGACTGATTCAGCATTGTGGAGGATTAACTGAGCGTGAAATGGCTGAGCAGGTATTGGACTCCATGGATCTAGAGCGTGAGCGCGGTATTACCATTAAAGCTCAGAGTGTTACATTAAATTATAAAGCTAAAGACGGAAACACATATCAGCTTAACTTTATTGATACTCCGGGCCATGTGGATTTCTCTTATGAAGTATCCCGTTCCTTAGCTGCTTGCGAAGGTGCTCTATTAGTAGTTGATGCTGCACAGGGTGTTGAAGCACAAACTTTGGCGAACTGTTATACCGCAATCGAACAGGATCTCGAAGTCGTACCCGTTTTAAATAAGATTGACTTACCTGCTGCTGATCCTTTGCGTGTTATGCAGGAAATTGAAGATATCGTCGGCATCGAGGCAATGGACGCTGTCCAATGCAGTGCTAAAACAGGCGTTGGAATCGAAGAATTGCTGGAAAAAATTGTCAGCGATATTCCACCAGCTTCTGGTGATCCTGACGCGCCTTTGCAGGCTCTTATCGTTGACTCCTGGTTTGACAATTATTTAGGTGTGGTTTCTCTTGTTCGAGTAAAGCAGGGCACGATTAAGTCAGGCGATAAAATGCAAATTATGTCGACCGGTAAATCGCATGTGGTTGATCACGTTGGTATCTTTACACCGAAACGTGAGGATACAGGGACATTGAGAGCCGGTGAAGTAGGCTTTATTATTGCCGGTATTAAAGATATTCAGGGCGCTCCTGTAGGTGATACTATCACTCTGGCTAAGTCGCCCGCTGAAAGTCCTTTACCAGGATTCAAAAAAGTAACTCCACAGGTTTATGCTGGATTGTTCCCTGTAAGCTCTGATGATTATGAATCATTTCGCGATGCATTATCGAAGCTGAGCTTGAACGATGCATCATTATTCTTCGAGCCAGAAAACTCAACGGCACTTGGCTTTGGCTTCAGGTGTGGATTCCTTGGGATGCTACACATGGAGATCATCCAGGAACGCCTAGAGAGAGAGTATAATCTCGACTTAATAACCACTGCGCCAACGGTTATTTATGAAATCTTAACCACTGATGACGAGTTGGTTTATGTTGATAACCCATCAAAGCTTCCTCCACTCTCAAATATCGCTGAGATCAGAGAGCCAATCTGCGAGGCCAATATATTAGTACCCCAGGAGCATCTCGGTGGTGTAATTACCTTGTGCGTTGAGAAAAGAGGTGTACAAACTCGTATGCAGTATGCGGGTAACCAAGTAGCGCTTACCTATGAAATGCCAATGAATGAAGTTGTGCTGGACTTCTTTGATAGACTTAAATCTGTTAGTAGGGGGTACGCTTCATTAGACTACCAGTTTAAGCGTTATCAGGCTGATGAGCTGGTGCGCCTGGATATCCTAATCAATGGAGACAAAGTGGATGCTCTAGCGTTAATTGTGCATAAAGAGCAAGCCCAATATCGTGGGCGTGAGCTGGTCGAAGCTATGAAAGAGATTATTCCGAGACAGATGTTTGAGGTCGCAATCCAAGCTGCGATTGGTAACCATGTTATCGCACGGTCGACAGTTAAAGCTTTACGTAAAAATGTTTTAGCGAAGTGTTACGGCGGTGATGTTTCTCGGAAACGTAAACTATTAGAAAAACAAAAAGCTGGTAAAAAACGCATGAAGCAAGTTGGGAAAGTTGAAATTCCACAAGAAGCGTTTTTGGCTGTGTTGAATGTTGGTAAGGATAATAAATAA
- a CDS encoding Do family serine endopeptidase — MTRSCRTCGNRTDSFFSKGYSYKNRRIGDNIIMLKRFLSLTVIAWLSLSVASVDAKSFPDFTQLVEKVQPSVVSIKVEVKRWGRVVGRGGGSGFIVDEDGYILTNHHVVADAETPVVKLYNGREFDAEVIGSDASTDVALLKIDTEGLELQALELGNTRDLKVGQWVLAFGAPFNLEQTVTAGIVSAKGRGEVGSQYVPFVQTDVAINRGNSGGPLINLDGEVVGINSMIFNPMISSGLSFSIPIDLADNVRKQLLKDGKVNRGFLGVTFGPIDQDKADAFGLDSIGGALVTRVLPDMAADKAGIKVGDVVTEVDGKPVRKAQDLPFYIGQMPAGKEVELTIVRDGDKETVEVTLSDANGQVVANNDSGKKELGLAVTELTPDLKEATSIDKGVIIREVERDSPAARAGLRQGDIIQKLHRTTIRNMKDFQSALATLPDEGKVAILIVRQGVGSDFLVIELE; from the coding sequence ATGACTAGATCTTGTCGAACTTGTGGGAACCGAACGGATAGTTTTTTTTCAAAAGGTTATAGTTATAAAAATCGTCGTATTGGAGATAACATCATTATGTTGAAGCGCTTTTTATCCTTAACTGTAATTGCTTGGCTATCTTTGTCAGTGGCCAGTGTAGATGCAAAATCATTTCCTGACTTTACTCAGCTAGTGGAGAAAGTTCAGCCGAGCGTTGTAAGTATTAAAGTTGAAGTGAAACGCTGGGGCCGGGTAGTTGGCCGAGGCGGTGGATCAGGTTTTATTGTTGATGAAGATGGATACATTTTGACTAACCATCATGTGGTAGCTGATGCTGAGACACCTGTTGTCAAACTGTATAATGGTCGTGAGTTCGATGCAGAGGTTATAGGTAGTGATGCCAGTACAGACGTAGCACTTCTTAAAATTGATACTGAAGGACTGGAGTTACAAGCTCTTGAACTCGGCAATACACGTGATTTGAAGGTTGGGCAGTGGGTCCTTGCTTTTGGTGCGCCCTTTAACCTGGAACAAACCGTGACTGCAGGTATAGTTAGCGCCAAAGGGCGCGGTGAAGTGGGATCACAGTATGTCCCGTTCGTTCAAACTGATGTAGCGATAAACCGAGGTAACTCGGGTGGTCCCCTCATTAATCTCGATGGTGAAGTAGTTGGTATCAACTCCATGATCTTTAACCCCATGATTAGTAGTGGCCTATCATTCTCTATTCCTATCGATCTGGCGGATAATGTCCGTAAACAGCTTTTAAAAGATGGTAAGGTCAACAGAGGATTCCTAGGTGTTACTTTTGGTCCGATTGATCAGGACAAGGCTGATGCTTTTGGTCTGGACAGTATCGGTGGTGCCCTGGTAACTCGAGTGCTCCCTGACATGGCAGCCGATAAAGCTGGGATTAAGGTCGGTGATGTGGTGACAGAAGTTGATGGAAAGCCAGTACGTAAGGCTCAAGATTTACCATTTTACATTGGGCAAATGCCTGCAGGCAAAGAAGTGGAGTTAACCATCGTCCGTGACGGTGATAAGGAAACCGTTGAGGTCACTTTAAGCGATGCTAATGGGCAGGTTGTTGCAAATAATGATTCAGGTAAAAAAGAACTGGGTCTGGCTGTAACGGAGCTAACGCCTGATCTAAAAGAAGCAACAAGTATTGATAAGGGCGTTATAATTCGTGAGGTTGAGCGTGATAGCCCGGCAGCCAGAGCTGGTTTACGCCAGGGTGATATCATTCAAAAGCTACACCGAACTACTATTAGAAATATGAAGGACTTCCAATCAGCGCTTGCTACTTTGCCTGATGAAGGAAAGGTCGCGATATTAATAGTCAGGCAGGGTGTGGGTAGTGACTTCCTGGTCATCGAACTGGAGTAA
- a CDS encoding SoxR reducing system RseC family protein: MFTEIGHVVAVEGDRAWVQTLTKTGCSSCQVNTTCGSGIVNKAFSHKVFVTPLKNTLNAHINDEVEVGIPEDLVLKGSLAVYLLPLIFLMLALGLSSILFPQLSELGSILSATAGLVTGFLFVRWLLNREKNKTRLEPKLIRIVKRPIEVTQIVTSDD; the protein is encoded by the coding sequence ATGTTTACAGAAATCGGACATGTAGTCGCCGTTGAGGGTGACAGGGCCTGGGTTCAGACCCTTACTAAGACTGGCTGCTCCAGTTGTCAGGTCAACACGACCTGTGGCAGTGGAATTGTTAATAAAGCATTTTCTCATAAAGTGTTCGTCACACCTTTAAAAAATACTTTGAATGCCCATATTAATGATGAGGTTGAAGTGGGTATTCCTGAAGATTTAGTGCTGAAAGGTTCCTTGGCGGTGTATTTACTTCCTCTTATCTTCCTGATGCTAGCTTTAGGTTTATCTTCAATATTATTTCCTCAATTGTCAGAGTTAGGCTCTATCCTGAGTGCTACTGCTGGACTTGTTACAGGTTTTCTATTCGTTAGATGGCTGTTAAACCGTGAAAAGAACAAAACTCGACTCGAGCCTAAACTGATAAGAATTGTAAAGAGACCGATTGAGGTGACACAAATCGTAACATCTGATGACTAG
- a CDS encoding sigma-E factor negative regulatory protein, with protein sequence MSDTRRFDKELLSAWVDGQTSTNNNGLMDEESLEQGSESMSVWARYHMIGQIMREETHSPDLDISGKVSQAIADEPAHQAKAADSNVIAFPSRLWKQAGGMAIAASVALVALFSMSNTQTDIFATEQLAAQNKQMNAANTSTAAIASNANREELQRMHDMFLKHEALTRQITGMSSLPTVTVVSNQKVIPVQVPMRALEQKGHEKEQYEESQE encoded by the coding sequence ATGAGCGATACAAGGCGTTTTGATAAAGAACTGCTATCTGCTTGGGTGGATGGACAAACATCAACCAATAATAATGGCCTGATGGATGAAGAAAGCTTAGAGCAGGGCAGTGAATCGATGTCCGTGTGGGCTCGTTATCATATGATTGGGCAGATCATGCGTGAAGAGACGCATAGTCCAGACTTAGACATTTCAGGTAAGGTCAGTCAAGCGATTGCTGATGAACCTGCTCACCAGGCAAAGGCGGCAGACAGTAACGTTATCGCGTTCCCGTCACGTCTGTGGAAACAGGCTGGTGGTATGGCAATAGCTGCCTCTGTCGCTTTAGTCGCTCTATTCAGTATGTCTAATACACAGACTGATATATTCGCCACAGAACAACTGGCTGCACAGAATAAGCAGATGAATGCGGCTAATACTTCTACTGCTGCTATTGCGTCCAACGCTAATCGTGAAGAGCTGCAAAGAATGCATGATATGTTTTTGAAACATGAGGCTCTAACGCGTCAAATTACCGGCATGAGCAGTTTGCCTACAGTAACGGTTGTCAGCAACCAGAAGGTTATACCTGTGCAGGTTCCAATGAGAGCTTTAGAGCAGAAGGGTCATGAAAAGGAGCAGTACGAAGAGTCGCAAGAGTAA
- the rpoE gene encoding RNA polymerase sigma factor RpoE: MSEADVDSELVKRVQKGDKKAFDMLVVKYQQRIMNLISRFVRDQDEVMDISQEAFIKAYRALPNFRGDSAFYTWLYRIAINTAKNFLVSQGRRPPGSDIDSADAEQYEGGDALRDGGSPERLMFRDEIKSLIFKTIEELPEDLRTAIMLREIDGLSYEEIAESMDCPVGTVRSRIFRARDAIDQKIAPLLEQGWRS; the protein is encoded by the coding sequence ATGTCTGAGGCTGACGTAGACTCAGAGTTAGTTAAGCGTGTCCAGAAAGGCGATAAGAAAGCCTTCGATATGCTGGTCGTTAAATACCAGCAGAGGATTATGAATTTAATTTCTCGATTTGTGCGGGACCAGGACGAGGTCATGGATATCTCGCAGGAAGCATTTATTAAAGCATATCGCGCCTTGCCTAACTTTCGCGGTGACAGCGCGTTTTATACGTGGCTATATCGTATTGCAATCAATACAGCCAAGAACTTTTTGGTATCCCAGGGTAGGCGCCCGCCGGGAAGTGATATTGATTCAGCTGATGCAGAGCAATATGAAGGTGGCGATGCTCTCCGTGATGGGGGCAGTCCCGAGCGGTTGATGTTCAGAGATGAAATTAAGAGTCTTATTTTTAAAACTATCGAAGAATTACCGGAAGATTTGCGGACAGCCATTATGTTACGTGAAATTGACGGTCTCAGTTATGAGGAAATTGCTGAGTCTATGGATTGTCCTGTGGGTACGGTTCGGTCCAGAATTTTCAGGGCTCGGGATGCGATAGACCAAAAGATCGCGCCTTTACTGGAACAGGGGTGGCGTTCTTAG
- the nadB gene encoding L-aspartate oxidase produces MQDSKQPRIHSTDVLVIGSGAAGLSVALRLAHKGKVTVLSKAEVTEGSTFYAQGGIAAVLDENDSVDSHVEDTLIAGAGLCKEDAVRFTVEHSREAIEWLIERGVAFSKEDEVYHLTREGGHSQRRIIHSDDATGKAVSTTLVAAVQADPNIEILENYIAVDLITGDKVGLEHKRCQGAYVLNLQKDRVETIQARFVVLATGGASKVYLYTSNPDIASGDGIAMAWRAGCSVANLEFNQFHPTCLYHPEARSFLITEALRGEGAVLRRPNGERFMPEYDERAELAPRDIVARTIDHEVKKYGFDCVYLDISHKEPEFIKSHFPTIYQQCLKFGIDITTDSIPVVPAAHYTCGGVRVDTRSRTDVDGLYAVGEVACTGLHGANRMASNSLLECLVYAQAAAQDIESIWDTIIEPAPLPHWDESQVTNSDEEIVLSHNWHELRQLMWDYVGIVRTDKRLQRAMRRIELLQQEIHEYYSNFKVSNDLIELRNLVLVAELIVKCAMQRRESRGLHFTLDYPEQKETAKDSVLVPRD; encoded by the coding sequence ATGCAAGACTCTAAGCAACCACGGATCCACTCAACCGATGTATTAGTGATAGGAAGCGGCGCAGCAGGCCTGTCAGTCGCTCTCCGCCTTGCTCATAAAGGTAAGGTCACGGTACTCAGTAAAGCAGAAGTTACTGAGGGCTCAACTTTTTATGCTCAGGGCGGTATTGCTGCTGTACTGGATGAAAATGATTCAGTTGACTCCCATGTAGAAGACACTCTGATTGCTGGTGCTGGGCTGTGTAAAGAAGATGCCGTTCGCTTTACTGTGGAACATTCAAGAGAAGCCATTGAGTGGTTAATCGAGCGTGGCGTAGCTTTTAGTAAGGAAGATGAAGTATACCACCTGACGCGAGAAGGCGGTCATAGCCAACGACGCATTATCCATTCCGATGATGCTACTGGTAAGGCTGTATCAACGACTTTAGTGGCAGCTGTCCAGGCTGATCCTAATATTGAAATTCTCGAGAACTATATTGCCGTTGATTTAATCACTGGTGACAAGGTAGGTCTTGAGCACAAGCGTTGCCAGGGAGCTTATGTACTTAATTTACAAAAAGATCGAGTAGAAACTATTCAGGCACGATTCGTTGTTCTGGCTACAGGTGGAGCGAGTAAGGTCTATCTGTACACATCGAACCCGGATATCGCCAGTGGAGATGGTATCGCCATGGCATGGCGTGCTGGCTGTAGCGTCGCTAATCTGGAATTTAATCAGTTCCACCCTACCTGCCTATATCACCCTGAGGCTAGAAGTTTTTTGATAACAGAAGCGCTTCGTGGGGAAGGGGCTGTGCTACGCCGGCCAAACGGCGAACGCTTTATGCCCGAGTATGACGAACGGGCTGAGCTGGCGCCACGCGATATTGTGGCCAGGACAATCGATCACGAAGTAAAAAAATATGGTTTTGACTGTGTATATCTGGATATTTCACACAAAGAGCCAGAGTTTATCAAAAGTCACTTCCCCACCATTTACCAGCAATGCCTTAAGTTTGGTATTGATATCACAACCGACTCCATCCCTGTGGTGCCAGCGGCTCACTATACCTGTGGCGGTGTCCGGGTGGATACACGCAGTCGTACCGACGTCGATGGACTCTATGCCGTTGGTGAAGTAGCCTGCACGGGCTTACACGGTGCTAATCGCATGGCCAGCAACTCACTGCTTGAATGTCTGGTCTACGCGCAAGCCGCAGCGCAGGATATTGAATCAATCTGGGATACCATTATAGAACCTGCACCGCTACCTCACTGGGATGAGAGCCAAGTTACAAACTCTGACGAAGAAATCGTTCTCAGTCACAACTGGCATGAATTAAGACAATTGATGTGGGACTATGTCGGTATTGTTCGAACGGATAAACGACTTCAACGCGCAATGCGTCGTATTGAACTGTTGCAGCAGGAAATTCATGAGTATTATTCTAACTTTAAAGTAAGCAATGATCTGATTGAGCTGAGAAACCTGGTTCTGGTAGCCGAATTGATTGTAAAGTGCGCCATGCAACGACGAGAAAGCCGGGGTTTACATTTTACGCTCGATTACCCGGAGCAGAAGGAAACCGCAAAGGACTCAGTGCTGGTACCGCGAGACTAG
- a CDS encoding protein YgfX: MNFRIELKKAKTSRIIFACVWLAFLLLFLVTGLVQQKWIYAMVGIPATLLLGAWQLKMLEGLYKDVTELIFFEGRWFIIERELKVAIEVKKESVIWPLWVTLKYRKLDPSKPNQTYQLILFRDAMKDSDFRKLSRTLKFYKAE; the protein is encoded by the coding sequence ATGAATTTCAGGATCGAATTAAAAAAAGCCAAAACCAGTCGCATAATCTTTGCCTGTGTATGGCTGGCTTTCTTGCTGTTGTTTTTAGTGACTGGACTCGTCCAGCAGAAGTGGATTTATGCGATGGTAGGAATACCTGCGACATTACTTCTTGGTGCATGGCAGTTGAAAATGCTAGAAGGTCTATATAAGGATGTGACCGAGCTGATTTTCTTTGAAGGGCGCTGGTTCATTATTGAACGCGAATTAAAAGTGGCGATTGAAGTTAAGAAAGAGTCTGTAATATGGCCTCTGTGGGTAACACTGAAGTATCGAAAGCTGGATCCGTCCAAGCCGAATCAAACATATCAGTTGATATTATTTCGAGATGCAATGAAGGATTCAGATTTCCGAAAATTGTCGAGAACTCTCAAGTTCTATAAGGCCGAGTAA
- a CDS encoding FAD assembly factor SdhE: protein MKEQQLKKLQWGSRRGMLELDVVLIPYLESRSNQFSEEDVALYGELLEETDPDLYAWIMGFERPKPKFANLVSSIREFVDQQIKT, encoded by the coding sequence GTGAAAGAGCAACAACTTAAAAAGCTTCAATGGGGCAGCAGACGTGGCATGTTAGAGCTGGATGTAGTATTAATTCCATATCTTGAGAGTCGGTCGAATCAGTTCAGTGAAGAGGATGTCGCTCTATATGGCGAATTGCTGGAAGAAACAGACCCTGATTTATACGCTTGGATTATGGGGTTTGAAAGACCCAAACCAAAGTTTGCGAATTTGGTAAGTTCTATCAGAGAGTTTGTGGACCAGCAGATAAAAACATAA
- the ygfZ gene encoding CAF17-like 4Fe-4S cluster assembly/insertion protein YgfZ, with translation MNFTNQDATQHIPQLQNIACELGHYGVIQVSGEDSFKLLQGQLTCDMKNITDTQASIGGICSVKGRLHSVFYIMKFEQSYLLLLPKDTLQHTLDTLAKYAAFFQTELVDASKDYELWGHTQKSQGNVSTDMEVLSVSNLNGIYDLHLNSLFNASILISRKNRAGELIKMLAGTTLADNNAWDYIELQAHLPIFGSAAIEHHLPHNIGLPQVGGVSFDKGCYTGQEIVARMHYRGNLKTHSVLTSIDEEVRLAELSKVFDGDDKKVGELIRTTIFDGKTYCLISLNDKALEQNLFIGDNKASLQILS, from the coding sequence ATGAATTTCACCAATCAAGATGCAACCCAGCATATTCCGCAACTTCAAAATATTGCCTGCGAGCTTGGTCACTATGGCGTGATTCAGGTCTCTGGCGAAGACAGCTTCAAGCTATTGCAGGGCCAGCTAACCTGCGATATGAAAAACATTACCGATACCCAGGCTAGTATTGGTGGTATCTGTAGCGTTAAAGGTCGGTTGCATAGCGTGTTTTATATCATGAAGTTCGAGCAGAGTTATTTGCTGCTCCTTCCAAAAGATACCCTGCAACATACATTAGATACACTAGCCAAGTACGCTGCGTTTTTCCAAACTGAACTGGTTGATGCCAGTAAAGATTATGAACTCTGGGGCCATACTCAAAAGTCACAGGGTAATGTGTCCACGGATATGGAAGTACTCTCCGTCAGTAACCTCAATGGTATCTACGACCTTCACCTGAACAGCCTATTTAACGCTTCGATCCTTATAAGTCGGAAAAATCGGGCAGGTGAGCTGATAAAAATGCTAGCGGGTACAACACTTGCAGATAATAACGCATGGGACTACATTGAGCTTCAGGCACACTTGCCTATATTTGGCTCGGCTGCCATAGAACATCACTTGCCCCATAATATTGGCTTACCCCAGGTTGGTGGAGTCAGCTTTGATAAAGGGTGTTATACCGGCCAGGAAATTGTCGCGAGAATGCACTACCGAGGAAACTTAAAAACCCATTCGGTTCTGACATCCATCGATGAAGAGGTAAGACTTGCGGAACTAAGCAAAGTCTTTGACGGCGATGATAAAAAAGTTGGCGAACTTATCCGGACCACCATATTCGATGGGAAAACTTACTGTCTGATAAGCCTCAATGACAAAGCCTTAGAGCAGAACCTGTTCATTGGCGATAACAAGGCCAGCCTTCAAATTCTCTCCTGA
- a CDS encoding peroxiredoxin-like family protein, which translates to MKLFSKLCLMLVMLVSAKLVSAIDRTQVVDDPNDVSPLLIGQAAPDIMLFDSEGAPFSLLEKISKQPTIIVFYRGGWCPFCNAQLSQLQDIQDELKDLGYQLLAISPDTPSELNKTSKDRELDYQLISDFQLKATRQFGLAFHIPNDYRDKVESIGGKTVRLAGDDKSTLPVPAVFVFDKDGIIQFQYANPNYKVRIEPELLLTAAKLALEKQ; encoded by the coding sequence ATGAAATTATTTAGCAAGCTCTGTTTAATGCTTGTCATGCTGGTATCAGCAAAACTGGTGAGTGCTATTGATAGAACTCAGGTGGTTGATGATCCGAATGATGTTTCACCTCTTCTTATAGGTCAGGCAGCTCCAGATATTATGTTATTTGATAGTGAAGGTGCTCCATTCAGCTTACTGGAAAAGATATCAAAGCAGCCAACTATAATTGTATTTTATCGGGGTGGCTGGTGCCCATTTTGTAATGCCCAGCTGAGCCAGCTTCAGGATATCCAAGATGAGCTAAAAGATTTGGGCTACCAGCTATTGGCAATTAGTCCGGATACACCCAGCGAGTTGAATAAAACGAGTAAAGATAGAGAGCTAGATTATCAGTTGATTTCAGATTTTCAGCTGAAAGCGACAAGGCAGTTTGGTCTGGCTTTCCATATTCCAAATGATTACAGAGATAAGGTTGAGTCGATTGGAGGAAAAACGGTACGCTTGGCCGGGGATGATAAAAGCACTTTACCAGTACCCGCCGTATTTGTATTCGATAAAGATGGGATCATTCAGTTCCAATATGCCAACCCAAACTATAAGGTTCGTATCGAACCGGAATTATTACTGACTGCGGCCAAACTGGCGTTGGAAAAGCAGTAG